One Flavobacterium cerinum genomic window, CCGTTTCATATTGTTCCGGAAAATAGGTCAGATATTGTACCATTCGCGGTGCTGCTCCGTGATTAGCGCTGGCACAATGCGGCAATGCCTGATGCCATATCACAAAATCACCGGCATTACCAACTATCGGAATTGGTTTTAAAGTCTGCAATGCTACATTTCTCGGATTTTCTCCTTCTTTTAAGCCCGCCATCCAATTTCCGATTTCACGATGAAAACCGGGGACACAATGAAAAGCTCCGTCTTCCGGTCCGCAATCCGTCAGATATAACAATCCTTGTATTCCATAGGGTATCGGTTGTTTCAGGCTGACATCCCAATGCAACGGACTCCCTAAAAAGTGATACGAATCGGTTTCCGGCGGATTAAAACTTACTTTATCGATTGTTTTATAAATTTTATCCGATCGGTATAATTGTTCATACGCTTTACGGATACGTTCTGAGCTGCGGTTTTTATTCAGTATCGGATGATCCGAAAAAGTCAGCATCAAACCTCTCTGTTCTTCATGCTGGCGGTACCAACCATCGCGATCTTCCGGTTGTAATCCTAAAAAAGTCCAGATCGCCTGTACCGTAGCCTGACAATCTTCTTCTGAAATAGCATTTTTCAATACCAGATAACCGTTTTCTTCCCAAAATAACAAATCGGCTTCGGTTAACACATCTGCTGTACTATTTATATCTTCCGTCAACGGCACTACCTCCCGACTTGTAACCCATTTATAAAATTGTTCAAAATCAGGTTTTTCAAAAAAAAGATACTGCATTGCTCCTTCAATTCCGATACCATATCGGTACAAGGTTTCCAATTCTTCATTCCAAGTAGCTTTCGTTACCTGATCAGGATATAAAGTCCGTTTCCAAAGCTGTTCTAAAATCTGATGTTCCATAGGATTTCTAAAATTCTTACTCAAAAATAAAGATTTTTATTACTAATCCTGTTTTTTTAATCCGGAACTTTTACTCTCAAAATGACGTATTATTTTTTAGTATTTCGTACTTACTCCGAACACTTTAAATCCTGTTTTTCCCTTATAATTGATAAAAAGACCTTAAAATGACTCCATAGCTATAAAAAAATAATCTATCTTTACCGTCATGAAATGGTTAACGATTTTATTATCCTTATACTTTGTCCTGCTAGCCGGCATACCTTGTGCTGATGCAGCGACAGGTCATACCCATTTCCGTACACAAAGCAAAACACCTGCGCAACATGAGAATCATTCCCATGAAAAACAAAGCGATATGTGCTCGCCATTTTGTGTTTGCAATTGTTGTGGCGCTCAGATTATGAATTACGCTCCGGTAATTATTTTCACGCTTCAGCCTGCCACTTCCGAAATTACAACTCCGGTGCCCAATTATCAATCCGTATTCCATTCGGATTACTATGGTAGCATCTGGCAACCCCCGCAATTAGTATAATAGATTCCCGGCACCAACCGGGCTAAGATGTCATGTAGCATTGCTACCCGATACAGGTATTATATCCTGTTTGTACTTATTTCTATTATACTGAAACATGCTAGATAAAATCATTCATTTCAGTATCAACAATAAATTTATTGTTGGACTGTTCACACTTATACTTATTGCGGTGGGAGGCTACTCTGCCTATACCCTTCCGATTGATGCTTTACCCGATATTACTAATAATCAGGTACAAATCATCACCAGTTCACCTACACTGGCTACACAGGAGGTCGAACAATTTATCACTTATCCGATAGAACAGGCCGTAAAACCTATTCCAAAAATTGTTGAACTCCGCTCTATTAGTCGGTTCGGACTAAGCGTAGTTACGGTTGTTTTTGAAGAAAGCACCGATATCTACTGGGCACGTGCTCAAATTTCCGAACGTCTTAAAGAAGCCGAAAACAGCATCCCAAAAGGTGTCGGATCTCCCGAAATGGCTCCGGTAAGTACCGGTTTGGGTGAAATTTACCAATATGTTGTATTTCCTGAAAAAGGATACGAAAAGCAATATGATGCCACTCAGCTACGAACGATACAGGACTGGATTATCAAACCCCAGCTTATCGGAACAAAAGGTGTAGCTGAAGTAAACACATTAGGCGGCTATCTAAAACAATATGAAATTGCCGTTCAGCCTGATAAGCTAAAAAGTATGAACACCACCATATCCGAAATTTTCGATGCTTTAGAAGTAAACAACGAAAATACCGGGGGTGCTTATATCGATAAAAAGCCATATGCCTATTTTATCCGTGGTATCGGTATGGTTAACGGCATTGACGATATCAATAAAATCGTAGTTAAAAATCAAAACGGAATCCCTATTCTGATTCGTGATGTCGCTCAGGTTCGCATCGGAAGCAGTATTCGCTACGGAGCCGTAACTAAAGACGGTAAAGGCGAAGAAGTAAGCGGAATGGTGATGATGCTAAAAGGCGAAAACAGCGGTGAAGTAGTGACGCGTGTTAAAGAAAAAATGGAGCAAATCAAAAAGTCCTTACCAAAAGGGGTTACGATTGAACCGTTTATGGATCGAACCCAATTAGTAAACAAAGCGATTTCTACCGTAGAAAAAAACCTGATTGAAGGTGCCTTAATTGTAATTTTCATCCTGGTTTTACTTTTAGGAAACTGGCGTGCCGGATTAGTCGTGGCTTCCGTTATCCCGTTATCACTCCTTTTTGCAATTTCAATGATGCGCTTATTTGGCGTCAGCGGGAACCTGATGAGTCTCGGTGCTATTGATTTCGGACTTATTGTCGACGGTGCCGTTATTATTGTGGAAGCGATTATCCACAGACTTCAGGTTAGTCGTAAAGGTATTCTGACGAAGCAACAGATGAATGAAGAAGTTTTTGAAGCTGCTTCTAAAATCAGAAGTAGTGCCGCTTTTGGTGAAATAATCATTCTGATTGTTTACCTTCCTATCCTCGCATTGGTTGGCATTGAAGGTAAAATGTTCGGGCCAATGGCACAAACCGTTTCCTTTGCCATTCTAGGTGCTTTTGTACTATCGTTAACCTATGTTCCGATGATGAGTTCTCTAGTATTGAAAAAAGAAACCGGACATAAGAAAAATATCAGTGATACCATCATACAGAAATTATATAATTTCTATTCTCCGATTCTGGAAAAAGCCTTACAAATCAAGGCCGCTGTTATTGGCGTAGCCGTAGCTTTATTTATAGCGGCACTACTCCTTTTTAATAGTCTGGGCGGTGAATTTATTCCAACTTTGGATGAAGGCGATATTGCTACACATTTGATCATTGCATCCGGAAGTTCATTATCACAGGAAGTAGAAGCAACAACTAAAGCCGAGCAGATTTTAAAAGCCAAATTCCCTGAAATTAAAATGATTGTCACCAAAATCGGTAGTGCGGAAATCCCAACTGATCCGATGCCGATTGAAGCCGGTGATATGATTATTTTATTAAAGGATAAAGATGAGTGGACTTCGGCTACAACCAAAGAAGAATTAATGGCTAAAATGGAAAAAGCGCTGGAAGATATTCCGGGTGCCACCACCGAATTTTCCCAACCGATACAAATGCGTTTTAATGAGCTAATGACGGGCGTTCGTAGTGATGTTGCTATTAAAATCTTTGGTGAAGACATTGATATGTTAGTCAGCAAAGGTGATGAAACCCTACAACTTATTCAGGGAATTCAAGGCGTATCGGATGCGAAACTGGAGCGTGTAGCCGGTTTACCACAGATTACAGTACGCTATAACAAAGATAAAATGGCTTTATACGGTCTGAAAATCGGTGATCTGAATAAAGTAATCCGTATGGGATTTGCCGGTGAAGCTGCCGGATTGGTATACGAAGGTGAAAAACGTTTTGATCTGGTAGTCCGGTTAGAAGGTGACAGCCGACAAGATATTTCCAATTTAAAAGCCTTATACATCACTTTACCGTCCGGAAATCAGATTCCATTGGAACAGGTAGCCGATATCAATTATGAAGACGGTCCGATGCAAATCAGCCGAGAAGATGGTAAACGCCGAATTGTTGTCGGTTTCAACGTTCGCGGTGCGGATGTAAAATCGGTAGTAGAAAAAATTCAGCAAAAATTAGATGCCAAACTTACACTTCCGGACGGGTATTATGTTACCTATGGCGGCCAGTTTGAAAATCTGATAGAAGCAAATAAAAGACTTGCAGTAGCAGTTCCGGTAGCGCTAGCTATGATATTCGTTCTCTTATACTTTACCTTTAAATCAGTTCGTCAATCACTGTTGATTTTTACTGCCATTCCACTGGCGGCAATTGGCGGTGTTTTTGCACTTTGGCTACGCGATATGCCGTTTAGTATTTCGGCCGGTGTAGGCTTTATCGCACTGTTTGGCGTAGCAGTTCTTAACGGTATCGTACTGATTGGTTATTTTAATCAGTTAAAGACCGAAGGAATGGCCAATATTTACGACCGGATCCGTGAAGGGACAAAAGTACGTTTACGCCCTGTAATTATGACCGCAGCTGTTGCTTCATTAGGATTTCTCCCGATGGCTATCAGTACAAGTGCCGGAGCGGAAGTGCAAAAACCATTGGCGACTGTTGTCATTGGCGGACTTGTAACCGCTACGTTACTTACCTTAATTGTGCTTCCTATTTTGTATCTCTATTTTGAAAAAGGAACACCAAACCCTACCACCGATAAACCGGAAAATAACGCATCATGAAAACAATATTTCAAATAAAATCCGACAATTTAAAACCTAAATTTATTATTTATATAATAACATTTTTAGCTTTAATTATCAATCCATTAGATTCAATATCGCAAACCAAATTAACTTTAAAAGAAGCTATTGAATCCGGAATGAAAAACAACCTCGGCATACAAGCTTCTGAATTGGAAAGTAAAATGCATAGTCAACTTACCCGTTCGGCTTTTGAAATTCCGAAAACAGAATTATCCGGTACATTCGGACAAATCAACTCCAATGCAAAAGATAAAAATTTCGGTGTGTCCCAAAGCTTTAATCCGTTTCAATATGGTGCCAAAAAGAAATGGCTAAACGAGAATAACGCTGCCGGGCAATTAAAGGTAAAAGCCACCAAACAAGACATCACATTTAATATCCGTCAGGCCTGGAATACAATGTTGTTTTACGCCAAACAAAACCAGTTATTAGGTCAGCAAAATCAATTGATGGAGAAATTTGTCCGCTCGGCTTCCCTGAAATTCCAAACCGGCGAAAGCAATTCACTTGAAAAAACAATTGCAATAGCCAAGCAACAGGAATTACAGCAGCTCATCAAACAAAATGAGGCAAAAATATGGGTTGAAAAATCAAAAGTAAAAACATTGATCAATCTGGAAACCGACTTTAACCCCGCTGATACGTCATTTATTCCGATGACTACATTAGCTGTTGCCGACAGTACTTTGCTCAAACAAAACAGCAACCTACAACTGGCTACCAAACAAATTGAGATTGCCGAAGCTGCAAAAAAAGTAGAAAGATCCGCTTTCTTCCCTGATTTTACAGCCGGTTACGCTATTCAGTCCATTACCGGAAATCAGGAAATCAACGGCGAAAGTGTAAATTATGACAATGCATTGCGTTTTCAGACTTTTTCTGTCGGAATTGCGATCCCTTTGTTTGCCGGTAGTACAATTGCCAAAACTAAAGCCGCTCAAAGTAATATCGAAATGCAGCAGAAAAATGCCGCCTATCTGGAAAATCAGCTCAAAAGTCAGTTTCAACAACAATTTGAAGAGTTAAAAACATTTCAGTCTTTAGTTGATTATTATCAGAGTACCGCATTACCCAACGCTAAAAAGATCAGTACTAATGCGACCAAAGCCTATCAAAACGGTGATATTTCATATGTCGAATACGTGCAAAGCATCGAAACGGCACTTAATATTCGTCTGAATTACAGTAATGCTATTCATAATTACAACCAGACTGCGATCAATATCCAGTATTTAATCCATCAATAACGCCATGAAAAAATCAACTATATTATATATCAATATCGCCGGACTTCTGATCATCGGAACCGTATTATACTTCGCTTTACGTCACGATCACAATGCAGAAGACGGCCATGATCATACCGAAAAAACCACATCCGAAAACGCAAATCCGGAAAAGGAAGTAGAATTAAACGAGGCTCAGTTTAAAGCAGCCGGTGTCGAACTGGGAACCTATTCGCTTAAAAACCTGAGCGAAGTCATCAATGCCAACGGTTATACCAAGCTTCCGCCACAAAATCAGGCTGATGTATCGGTACATCTTCAGGGCGTAGTGAAGACAATTTCTGTTATAGAAGGTCAATTTGTACGAAAAGGACAGGTTTTAGCCACAATAGAAAGCCCGGAATTCACTAAATTGCAGGAAGCTTATCTGACATCAAAAAGTAATCTGGAATTCCTGAGTCAGGAATTTGAAAGACAAAAAACATTGAGCGAAGAAGAAGTCAACTCAAAAAAGGTATTTCAGAAAACCAAAGCCGAATATCAGATCGAAAAAGCGCGGTATAATTCGCTGAAACAACAATTAAACGTTCTTAATATACAATCCGGATCTACAGCGGTAGCTACTGTCCCGATTTTGGCTCCGATTTCGGGCTATACAACCGAAATCAACGTGAAAATAGGTAGTAATGTAGAAGTCGGAAAACCCATTTTAAGCATTGTAGACAACACCAAATTACACGTGGATTTGCTGGTTTATGAAAAAGATCTTCATAAAGTAAAACCGGGACAAACCGTTCAATTGGTACTCACCAATCAGAATAACACGGCTATTCGCGGGACCATTTTCAGCGTTGGTAAAGCTTTTGAAAACGAAACAAAATCCGTTGCCGTTCACGCGGATATCAACAATGAAAAAAATGCACTGATTCCCGGAATGTACGTTAACGCACTGATTGATATCGGAACCAATGCTGTAAACGCACTTCCGGTAGAAGCTATTGTGAAAGCCGACGGACGTGAATTTATGTTTGTTTTGGAAGAAGGGCACGAAGAAACGGCACACGATACCGAAAAAGGGCATTCACACGAAGATGGTCATCAACACGATGATAACGAAGCGAATAACTTCCATTTTCGTAGAGTTGAAATTAAAACCGGAACGTCACAACTCGGTTATATTCATGTTACACCGCTACAGAAAGTGGCATCCGATGCTAAAATTGTGCTAAAAGGAGCTTATTATATCCAAAGCCATTTATTAAAAACCGAAGGCGGCGGCGGACATTCACATTAAAACTAAAAAAATGGAATACTTTTTAAAACTATATCTCCCTTTTTATCTGGTGCTTTATCTGCTGGTTACTTTTGTTATTCCCACGTATCGGACATATAAACAAACCGGTATTAATCCGGTAACCTTCGGTAAACAGGATAATGCACATGATTATATCGGTTTTGTGATGAAGTTTTTAATCGTCTTATCAACGCTATCCGTACTCTTGTTTTCTTTGGGAAGTAATTACTATCAATATACCGCACCGATCCTTTTTCTGGAAAGTGAACCGATTGTAATTACCGGATTATTCTTCATTCATATTTCACTGATTTGGGTGATGATTGCGCAATATCAGATGCAAAACTCATGGCGGATTGGTATTGACGAAACACATAAAACGGAATTGCGTACCACCGGAATTTTTGGCATTAGCCGAAATCCTATTTTTTTAGGAATGATCATTAGTATATCGGGACTTTTTTTAATTGTTCCCAATACATTGACTTTTTTTACGATGTTAGCGACTTATTTTATCATCCAAATACAAGTACGTCTTGAAGAAGCATTTCTTTTACAACAACATCCGGATACCTATCCGAACTACAAACAACGTGTAAAACGATTTTTATAACCCTATAAATTCTATATGATGAAAACTTTTTATATAATCGCCCTTATGACCCTGACGATGGCTACAGCCAAGGCACAAGTACAAAAAGCAGTGATCAAAACAGCTATTACCTGCGATCATTGCAAACAATGTGAAACCTGCGGTCAATTATTCGAAAAGAAACTGATTCGCCAGAAAGGTGTCCAAATGGTTACTCTCAACGAAACGGAAATGACCATCACTGTATTTTTTAATTCCAAAAAGACCGATCTACCGGCTATTCGCACCGCGATTAGTCAACTGGGCTATGACGCTGACGAAATAAAAGCGGATCCGAAAGCCTACGAATCACTGGACGGTTGCTGTAAAGCCTGATCATCTCTGTATTTATATTTTCATAATCCTGAAAATTATGACAACTAAAAACCATCAACACACAAACGTCGAAACGGACTGCTGTTCAGCCGATCGCAAAGTCAATACTTCACACAGCCATAATCATGATGACCATGATCACGGACATGATCATAATCATGACGGAGCCACCGGTTGGAAACTATTTCTTCCGGCTATACTTTCCTTTGTATTGCTGATGATCGCTATCGGAATTGACAATTATTTCCCGATTCCGGCTTTTACCGGATGGGTTCGCATCGGTTGGTATATCCTTGCCTATTTACCCGTAGGCTGGCCGGTTTTAAAAGAAGCCTGGGAAAACATTCGCAAAGGTGCTTTTTTTACTGAATTCTTTCTGATGTCGATTGCTACTTTAGGCGCCTTTTATATCGAACAATATCCGGAAGGAGTTGCAGTTATGCTTTTTTATGCCATAGGAGAATTGTTTCAGACATTAGCTGTTAGTCGGGCTAAATCCAATATTAAAGCGCTACTGGATCAGAGACCGGATACCGCAACGGTAATAGCAGACGGTAATCCGGTAACTAAAAAAGCGGAAACCATTACGATTGGTGAAATCATTCTGCTAAAACCGGGCGAAAAACTAGCATTAGACGGTAGACTTTTATCCGATTCCGCTACTTTTAACACAGCCGCTCTAACCGGCGAAAGTAAACCGGATACAAAGCGCAAAGGCGACATCGTATTAGCCGGAATGATCAATTTGAATACAACCGGTCATGTGGAAGTAACAACTGCTTATACCGACAGTAAATTATCCAAAATTCTGGAAATGGTACAGGAAGCTACAGCCAAAAAAGCGCCAACGGAATTATTTATCCGGAAATTTGCTAATATCTACACTCCTATTGTCGTATTTCTGGCCATTGGAATTTGTCTTTTGCCTTTATTTTTTGTTTCAGACTATAATTTCAACGACTGGTTATACCGCGCTTTGGTGTTCCTTGTTGTA contains:
- a CDS encoding phytanoyl-CoA dioxygenase family protein — translated: MSKNFRNPMEHQILEQLWKRTLYPDQVTKATWNEELETLYRYGIGIEGAMQYLFFEKPDFEQFYKWVTSREVVPLTEDINSTADVLTEADLLFWEENGYLVLKNAISEEDCQATVQAIWTFLGLQPEDRDGWYRQHEEQRGLMLTFSDHPILNKNRSSERIRKAYEQLYRSDKIYKTIDKVSFNPPETDSYHFLGSPLHWDVSLKQPIPYGIQGLLYLTDCGPEDGAFHCVPGFHREIGNWMAGLKEGENPRNVALQTLKPIPIVGNAGDFVIWHQALPHCASANHGAAPRMVQYLTYFPEQYETATEWI
- a CDS encoding DUF6660 family protein, encoding MKWLTILLSLYFVLLAGIPCADAATGHTHFRTQSKTPAQHENHSHEKQSDMCSPFCVCNCCGAQIMNYAPVIIFTLQPATSEITTPVPNYQSVFHSDYYGSIWQPPQLV
- a CDS encoding efflux RND transporter periplasmic adaptor subunit, with product MKKSTILYINIAGLLIIGTVLYFALRHDHNAEDGHDHTEKTTSENANPEKEVELNEAQFKAAGVELGTYSLKNLSEVINANGYTKLPPQNQADVSVHLQGVVKTISVIEGQFVRKGQVLATIESPEFTKLQEAYLTSKSNLEFLSQEFERQKTLSEEEVNSKKVFQKTKAEYQIEKARYNSLKQQLNVLNIQSGSTAVATVPILAPISGYTTEINVKIGSNVEVGKPILSIVDNTKLHVDLLVYEKDLHKVKPGQTVQLVLTNQNNTAIRGTIFSVGKAFENETKSVAVHADINNEKNALIPGMYVNALIDIGTNAVNALPVEAIVKADGREFMFVLEEGHEETAHDTEKGHSHEDGHQHDDNEANNFHFRRVEIKTGTSQLGYIHVTPLQKVASDAKIVLKGAYYIQSHLLKTEGGGGHSH
- a CDS encoding methyltransferase family protein, whose amino-acid sequence is MEYFLKLYLPFYLVLYLLVTFVIPTYRTYKQTGINPVTFGKQDNAHDYIGFVMKFLIVLSTLSVLLFSLGSNYYQYTAPILFLESEPIVITGLFFIHISLIWVMIAQYQMQNSWRIGIDETHKTELRTTGIFGISRNPIFLGMIISISGLFLIVPNTLTFFTMLATYFIIQIQVRLEEAFLLQQHPDTYPNYKQRVKRFL
- a CDS encoding cation transporter; its protein translation is MMKTFYIIALMTLTMATAKAQVQKAVIKTAITCDHCKQCETCGQLFEKKLIRQKGVQMVTLNETEMTITVFFNSKKTDLPAIRTAISQLGYDADEIKADPKAYESLDGCCKA